Proteins from one Oncorhynchus gorbuscha isolate QuinsamMale2020 ecotype Even-year linkage group LG18, OgorEven_v1.0, whole genome shotgun sequence genomic window:
- the LOC124003331 gene encoding DNA-binding protein inhibitor ID-1-like, translating to MKVVGPTCALKSKVGGKDMVRCLSDQSLSISKCKIPLLDEQMTVFLQDMNSCYSKLKELVPTLPTNKKASKVEILQHVIDYIWDLQVELDEPEKNCQQSSVPRTPLTTLNAELASITVENGFSDDRIMCR from the exons ATGAAGGTTGTCGGACCTACCTGCGCACTGAAGAGCAAGGTTGGAGGCAAGGACATGGTGCGGTGCCTATCCGACCAGAGCCTTTCCATCTCCAAATGTAAGATCCCGCTGCTGGACGAGCAGATGACCGTGTTTCTGCAGGACATGAACAGCTGTTATAGCAAGCTGAAGGAGCTGGTCCCCACTCTGCCTACCAACAAGAAGGCCAGCAAGGTGGAGATCCTCCAACACGTCATTGACTACATATGGGACCTGCAGGTTGAACTGGACGAGCCGGAAAAGAACTGTCAGCAGAGCAGCGTGCCCCGCACACCTCTGACAACCCTGAACGCAGAGCTGGCCAGCATCACTGTCGAG AATGGATTCTCGGATGACAGAATCATGTGCCGCTAG